The DNA sequence TGTGATGACCCTCCGGGCCAGCGGGTTCGTGGTCTTGAGCAGTTCGGCAGCAGATGGCCGAGTACCGGGGcttgttttgctgctcttcttcTGGAGCAGGGCTTTAAAATCCTCATTCCTGCTGGAAGacttcccactgctgcctgctgctgccagagacTCGCCAATTGGGGAGCCTGAAGTCTTTACAGGTGAGTGGGAGGTGGGTCGGCTGCTGAAGGTGTCACCAGGCTCTTTTCGTCCCAAGACCTTCCTCTTTGACCTAGGCACCAAAGAGACATGGGTTGGAGCAGTCTGGGGCTGTGGTGAGGTCCCAGAGCGAGGGGCATGGTAGTCCCCAGCCTGCTTTGCTGGGGGAAGGTGACAACATGAGCATGGCAGGTGGTGTTCCTGGCCAGTAGGACTAATCTGGACCCTCCCTGCTGGTTGCACTCTGCTCAAGGTAGCAGCAACTGGGCTGTCCCCAAGGATGAACATTGGCCCCAGTATGGAAAATGGAGGTGTCATGGTGGAGGGACACTACACCCAGAGTTGTGACAGTGGGTGCAGGGGCTGTCCCCTCCAGTGCATGCACCAGCCTTACCTGTGGATCACTGTGAAGAGATCCTCCGTAGTGCGGGACGTTGTGAACACCTCATCATCCTCCTCCACGATGGACTCGGCCGTCTTGTCGCTGGCAAAGCTCTTCTCCTCCGTGCCGGCTTCTGCTGAGCTGCCTGTGGGCAGGGAGAATACAGCAGTTCCCCCTGTGCAGCATGGGGAACCCCTATCCCTGGGGTGATCCCACCACAGGGGTGGGGCGACCCTCACCTTGCTCTGAGGCAGGTTCACTGGCAGGCTCACTGGCAGACGTGCCCACAGCCTTGGGGGTTGGTGGATCCTCAGCGTCAGGGTCGCAGCAGGTGGGGTCAGTGTCCAGGGTGAtgatggggctgggggtgggtgGCAGGTCCCCCACACCAGCTCCCAACTGTGCCGGGGCTGGGATGAGCGGCAGGTACAGCACGCTGGGCTTTTTGGGCACTGGTGGGGGCACCTTGGCCTTCCTCCGCTCCCCCTCGGCACCGCTCCGCTCTGGCCGCAGCTCATCCAGGCTGCCCTGCGAGAGCCGCCGGGGCCCCACTGGGGTCAGAGACAAATGGGgctcccccagacccctcctCAGCTCCCCTCTCTGCAGCACCACAAAGGCgtcctgtgccagccccttcTCCTTGGCGGTTGTGCCtggtggggatttgggggacaGGGGACCCTCCTCCCGCAGAACTGGGGGCTTGGGCAGGATGCAGGGGGGGCGCCTGGCCAGTGGTGGCTTCTCTGCCACGGGTGGCTTCACTTTCCTCTCCGGCCCTGGGCAGGGGATGTGCGCTGGCTCCTCTGTGTGCTCTGGGCCATCAACATTGTCCTCTGGCTCTGAGCGGCTGATGGAACGGAGGCGGACAGAGCGCAGGTCGGACTGCGTCACCACGGGCATGATGGGTGTGATGGGACTGGTCTTCTGGGCCAGCTTGGTGCCAAAGATGGAGTCAGAGTGGTGCCGGCTGACCTTTGTCTTCCCCTTCAGGGAGATCTTCAGCCCTATGTGGTCGAGGTGGGTGGGTGGAGTCAGTGGGAGGTCGAAAGACAGCCTGCCCTTGGGACTCCTCTCCATGGGGGACGTGGGGGGCAGAGAGGATTTCCTCTCGGGGACCAGTGGCCTCACACGCACCTGGTGCGGGGAGTGCCCGAGGATGGTGGAGGTGGGCACAGTAGGGGTTGGGGTCTCCGACTGACTGGAGTACCCACTGGAGGGGGACATCAGCCCTGTGGGCCTGCCTGGTGAGGAGGTCTTGAGGTCTGCCTCAGCAGAGAGCTGAGAGGGCGTTGTGGCCCTGGAGACTGAAGGGGACACGAGGGACTCAGAGCTGCCCCGTGTCTTGGCACACTCAACAGCTGTGGTCCCTGTGGTTGTGCTTGAGCCAGAGAGGGACTGGTAGGGATCACCGTCAGCCCTCCAGTCTGTGAGATGCCACTGGTGGGGGGCAGCTGTGCTGttgggctccctgcctgcaCTTCCCTGGGGGTTGGCATGCACCAGCCGGTGACCCTGGAGCTCTGGTGGGATGCACAGGCTCTTGGGCCGCTGGTCCTTGGGCAGTGCCGCACTGAGCCCCTCATCACCATCCTGCCCCTCTTTGATCAGCGAGACGCTGCGTGTGGGTGGCGAGGGCTTCTTCTTGGCCTTCTTCAGGGAGATGCTCTTGGagcgctgccgccgctgcccctcaggctccagccccagggagatgttgtcagtgctggtgctgccctcGGAGCTGGCGCTGGGGTAGCCCAGGGCATAGTTGGCACTGCCCCGCCGGGTCTCGGCATATGCGATGtccacagagcagagggacCCCGAGTCAGTGGGCACTGAC is a window from the Vidua macroura isolate BioBank_ID:100142 chromosome 14, ASM2450914v1, whole genome shotgun sequence genome containing:
- the NHSL2 gene encoding NHS-like protein 2 isoform X1, which translates into the protein MPFYRRSVAVRVRPAGPLTDLRDTCSVAALALLRQLAELCGHSVSLLGDIEGHLRALARRAARLHRRVARLQSLLRGRPLRATATATSNLDVESKKAAPTKLPWQQPVNVFLAAGRPPGMEQLHQEAQLNLQSLLQEEYEEQYTESRVTGQTFRTAGHLPPDTSPEPSPRPPLAKRLEFVLMPPSQRAAEEETSSSTVLSARPPDTSLSLPTSPDKQPPWPRAFPLPPVEEKQWHQPGSIQTNIVPINVSGQHFARHASARHSLFNAETAMNPKSTLRRRRTIIGFPNLSLRDQGSANGPTSSTHAPIGESLSCSFVPETTSRGTTPQEISPRPPLSAPLRKTFSDLGACCCQPPAAMDGAANPCASACNGTQGTPFSLPWTPLGYGSPPSLTTGPGKGPTCTSPGGFIPSPSPGSPAASTSFFIATEERMGSNGPSFFSGPVPASPPSSECIQGAKGNFLPGSREELEPMSGPAQLKVERAGCRFRERSLSVPTDSGSLCSVDIAYAETRRGSANYALGYPSASSEGSTSTDNISLGLEPEGQRRQRSKSISLKKAKKKPSPPTRSVSLIKEGQDGDEGLSAALPKDQRPKSLCIPPELQGHRLVHANPQGSAGREPNSTAAPHQWHLTDWRADGDPYQSLSGSSTTTGTTAVECAKTRGSSESLVSPSVSRATTPSQLSAEADLKTSSPGRPTGLMSPSSGYSSQSETPTPTVPTSTILGHSPHQVRVRPLVPERKSSLPPTSPMERSPKGRLSFDLPLTPPTHLDHIGLKISLKGKTKVSRHHSDSIFGTKLAQKTSPITPIMPVVTQSDLRSVRLRSISRSEPEDNVDGPEHTEEPAHIPCPGPERKVKPPVAEKPPLARRPPCILPKPPVLREEGPLSPKSPPGTTAKEKGLAQDAFVVLQRGELRRGLGEPHLSLTPVGPRRLSQGSLDELRPERSGAEGERRKAKVPPPVPKKPSVLYLPLIPAPAQLGAGVGDLPPTPSPIITLDTDPTCCDPDAEDPPTPKAVGTSASEPASEPASEQGSSAEAGTEEKSFASDKTAESIVEEDDEVFTTSRTTEDLFTVIHRSKRKVLGRKEPGDTFSSRPTSHSPVKTSGSPIGESLAAAGSSGKSSSRNEDFKALLQKKSSKTSPGTRPSAAELLKTTNPLARRVITEFAPELDSANSPKSQP
- the NHSL2 gene encoding NHS-like protein 2 isoform X2, which gives rise to MPFYRRSVAVRVRPAGPLTDLRDTCSVAALALLRQLAELCGHSVSLLGDIEGHLRALARRAARLHRRVARLQSLLRGRPLRATATATSNLDVESKKAAPTKLPWQQPVNVFLAAGRPPGMEQLHQEAQLNLQSLLQEEYEEQYTESRVTGQTFRTAGHLPPDTSPEPSPRPPLAKRLEFVLMPPSQRAAEEETSSSTVLSARPPDTSLSLPTSPDKQPPWPRAFPLPPVEEKQWHQPGSIQTNIVPINVSETAMNPKSTLRRRRTIIGFPNLSLRDQGSANGPTSSTHAPIGESLSCSFVPETTSRGTTPQEISPRPPLSAPLRKTFSDLGACCCQPPAAMDGAANPCASACNGTQGTPFSLPWTPLGYGSPPSLTTGPGKGPTCTSPGGFIPSPSPGSPAASTSFFIATEERMGSNGPSFFSGPVPASPPSSECIQGAKGNFLPGSREELEPMSGPAQLKVERAGCRFRERSLSVPTDSGSLCSVDIAYAETRRGSANYALGYPSASSEGSTSTDNISLGLEPEGQRRQRSKSISLKKAKKKPSPPTRSVSLIKEGQDGDEGLSAALPKDQRPKSLCIPPELQGHRLVHANPQGSAGREPNSTAAPHQWHLTDWRADGDPYQSLSGSSTTTGTTAVECAKTRGSSESLVSPSVSRATTPSQLSAEADLKTSSPGRPTGLMSPSSGYSSQSETPTPTVPTSTILGHSPHQVRVRPLVPERKSSLPPTSPMERSPKGRLSFDLPLTPPTHLDHIGLKISLKGKTKVSRHHSDSIFGTKLAQKTSPITPIMPVVTQSDLRSVRLRSISRSEPEDNVDGPEHTEEPAHIPCPGPERKVKPPVAEKPPLARRPPCILPKPPVLREEGPLSPKSPPGTTAKEKGLAQDAFVVLQRGELRRGLGEPHLSLTPVGPRRLSQGSLDELRPERSGAEGERRKAKVPPPVPKKPSVLYLPLIPAPAQLGAGVGDLPPTPSPIITLDTDPTCCDPDAEDPPTPKAVGTSASEPASEPASEQGSSAEAGTEEKSFASDKTAESIVEEDDEVFTTSRTTEDLFTVIHRSKRKVLGRKEPGDTFSSRPTSHSPVKTSGSPIGESLAAAGSSGKSSSRNEDFKALLQKKSSKTSPGTRPSAAELLKTTNPLARRVITEFAPELDSANSPKSQP
- the NHSL2 gene encoding NHS-like protein 2 isoform X3, coding for MGNAQRKGPRSQRRGRMPSATATSNLDVESKKAAPTKLPWQQPVNVFLAAGRPPGMEQLHQEAQLNLQSLLQEEYEEQYTESRVTGQTFRTAGHLPPDTSPEPSPRPPLAKRLEFVLMPPSQRAAEEETSSSTVLSARPPDTSLSLPTSPDKQPPWPRAFPLPPVEEKQWHQPGSIQTNIVPINVSGQHFARHASARHSLFNAETAMNPKSTLRRRRTIIGFPNLSLRDQGSANGPTSSTHAPIGESLSCSFVPETTSRGTTPQEISPRPPLSAPLRKTFSDLGACCCQPPAAMDGAANPCASACNGTQGTPFSLPWTPLGYGSPPSLTTGPGKGPTCTSPGGFIPSPSPGSPAASTSFFIATEERMGSNGPSFFSGPVPASPPSSECIQGAKGNFLPGSREELEPMSGPAQLKVERAGCRFRERSLSVPTDSGSLCSVDIAYAETRRGSANYALGYPSASSEGSTSTDNISLGLEPEGQRRQRSKSISLKKAKKKPSPPTRSVSLIKEGQDGDEGLSAALPKDQRPKSLCIPPELQGHRLVHANPQGSAGREPNSTAAPHQWHLTDWRADGDPYQSLSGSSTTTGTTAVECAKTRGSSESLVSPSVSRATTPSQLSAEADLKTSSPGRPTGLMSPSSGYSSQSETPTPTVPTSTILGHSPHQVRVRPLVPERKSSLPPTSPMERSPKGRLSFDLPLTPPTHLDHIGLKISLKGKTKVSRHHSDSIFGTKLAQKTSPITPIMPVVTQSDLRSVRLRSISRSEPEDNVDGPEHTEEPAHIPCPGPERKVKPPVAEKPPLARRPPCILPKPPVLREEGPLSPKSPPGTTAKEKGLAQDAFVVLQRGELRRGLGEPHLSLTPVGPRRLSQGSLDELRPERSGAEGERRKAKVPPPVPKKPSVLYLPLIPAPAQLGAGVGDLPPTPSPIITLDTDPTCCDPDAEDPPTPKAVGTSASEPASEPASEQGSSAEAGTEEKSFASDKTAESIVEEDDEVFTTSRTTEDLFTVIHRSKRKVLGRKEPGDTFSSRPTSHSPVKTSGSPIGESLAAAGSSGKSSSRNEDFKALLQKKSSKTSPGTRPSAAELLKTTNPLARRVITEFAPELDSANSPKSQP
- the NHSL2 gene encoding NHS-like protein 2 isoform X4, whose protein sequence is MSSWQLGAHRAWSSCTRRPSSTSRACCKPPSQRAAEEETSSSTVLSARPPDTSLSLPTSPDKQPPWPRAFPLPPVEEKQWHQPGSIQTNIVPINVSGQHFARHASARHSLFNAETAMNPKSTLRRRRTIIGFPNLSLRDQGSANGPTSSTHAPIGESLSCSFVPETTSRGTTPQEISPRPPLSAPLRKTFSDLGACCCQPPAAMDGAANPCASACNGTQGTPFSLPWTPLGYGSPPSLTTGPGKGPTCTSPGGFIPSPSPGSPAASTSFFIATEERMGSNGPSFFSGPVPASPPSSECIQGAKGNFLPGSREELEPMSGPAQLKVERAGCRFRERSLSVPTDSGSLCSVDIAYAETRRGSANYALGYPSASSEGSTSTDNISLGLEPEGQRRQRSKSISLKKAKKKPSPPTRSVSLIKEGQDGDEGLSAALPKDQRPKSLCIPPELQGHRLVHANPQGSAGREPNSTAAPHQWHLTDWRADGDPYQSLSGSSTTTGTTAVECAKTRGSSESLVSPSVSRATTPSQLSAEADLKTSSPGRPTGLMSPSSGYSSQSETPTPTVPTSTILGHSPHQVRVRPLVPERKSSLPPTSPMERSPKGRLSFDLPLTPPTHLDHIGLKISLKGKTKVSRHHSDSIFGTKLAQKTSPITPIMPVVTQSDLRSVRLRSISRSEPEDNVDGPEHTEEPAHIPCPGPERKVKPPVAEKPPLARRPPCILPKPPVLREEGPLSPKSPPGTTAKEKGLAQDAFVVLQRGELRRGLGEPHLSLTPVGPRRLSQGSLDELRPERSGAEGERRKAKVPPPVPKKPSVLYLPLIPAPAQLGAGVGDLPPTPSPIITLDTDPTCCDPDAEDPPTPKAVGTSASEPASEPASEQGSSAEAGTEEKSFASDKTAESIVEEDDEVFTTSRTTEDLFTVIHRSKRKVLGRKEPGDTFSSRPTSHSPVKTSGSPIGESLAAAGSSGKSSSRNEDFKALLQKKSSKTSPGTRPSAAELLKTTNPLARRVITEFAPELDSANSPKSQP